In the Arachis ipaensis cultivar K30076 chromosome B04, Araip1.1, whole genome shotgun sequence genome, NNNNNNNNNNNNNNNNNNNNNNNNNNNNNNNNNNNNNNNNNNNNNNNNNNNNNNNNNNNNNNNNNNNNNNNNNNNNNNNNNNNNNNNNNNNNNNNNNNNNNNNNNNNNNNNNNNNNNNNNNNNNNNNNNNNNNNNNNNNNNNNNNNNNNNNNNNNNNNNNNNNNNNNNNNNNNNNNNNNNNNNNNNNNNNNNNNNNNNNNNNNNNNNNNNNNNNNNNNNNNNNNNNNNNNNNNNNNNNNNNNNNNNNNNNNNNNNNNNNNNNNNNNNNNNNNNNNNNNNNNNNNNNNNNNNNNNNNNNNNNNNNNNNNNNNNNNNNNNNNNNNNNNNNNNNNNNNNNNNNNNNNNNNNNNNNNNNNNNNNNNNNNNNNNNNNNNNNNNNNNNNNNNNNNNNNNNNNNNNNNNNNNNNNNNNNNNNNNNNNNNNNNNNNNNNNNNNNNNNNNNNNNNNNNNNNNNNNNNNNNNNNNNNNNNNNNNNNNNNNNNNNNNNNNNNNNNNNNNNNNNNNNNNNNNNNNNNNNNNNNNNNNNNNNNNNNNNNNNNNNNNNNNNNNNNNNNNNNNNNNNNNNNNNNNNNNNNNNNNNNNNNNNNNNNNNNNNNNNNNNNNNNNNNNNNNNNNNNNNNNNNNNNNNNNNNNNNNNNNNNNNNNNNNNNNNNNNNNNNNNNNNNNNNNNNNNNNNNNNNNNNNNNNNNNNNNNNNNNNNNNNNNNNNNNNNNNNNNNNNNNNNNNNNNNNNNNNNNNNNNNNNNNNNNNNNNNNNNNNNNNNNNNNNNNNNNNNNNNNNNNNNNNNNNNNNNNNNNNNNNNNNNNNNNNNNNNNNNNNNNNNNNNNNNNNNNNNNNNNNNNNNNNNNNNNNNNNNNNNNNNNNNNNNNNNNNNNNNNNNNNNNNNNNNNNNNNNNNNNNNNNNNNNNNNNNNNNNNNNNNNNNNNNNNNNNNNNNNNNNNNNNNNNNNNNNNNNNNNNNNNNNNNNNNNNNNNNNNNNNNNNNNNNNNNNNNNNNNNNNNNNNNNNNNNNNNNNNNNNNNNNNNNNNNNNNNNNNNNNNNNNNNNNNNNNNNNNNNNNNNNNNNNNNNNNNNNNNNNNNNNNNNNNNNNNNNNNNNNNNNNNNNNNNNNNNNNNNNNNNNNNNNNNNNNNNNNNNNNNNNNNNNNNNNNNNNNNNNNNNNNNNNNNNNNNNNNNNNNNNNNNNNNNNNNNNNNNNNNNNNNNNNNNNNNNNNNNNNNNNNNNNNNNNNNNNNNNNNNNNNNNNNNNNNNNNNNNNNNNNNNNNNNNNNNNNNNNNNNNNNNNNNNNNNNNNNNNNNNNNNNNNNNNNNNNNNNNNNNNNNNNNNNNNNNNNNNNNNNNNNNNNNNNNNNNNNNNNNNNNNNNNNNNNNNNNNNNNNNNNNNNNNNNNNNNNNNNNNNNNNNNNNNNNNNNNNNNNNNNNNNNNNNNNNNNNNNNNNNNNNNNNNNNNNNNNNNNNNNNNNNNNNNNNNNNNNNNNNNNNNNNNNNNNNNNNNNNNNNNNNNNNNNNNNNNNNNNNNNNNNNNNNNNNNNNNNNNNNNNNNNNNNNNNNNNNNNNNNNNNNNNNNNNNNNNNNNNNNNNNNNNNNNNNNNNNNNNNNNNNNNNNNNNNNNNNNNNNNNNNNNNNNNNNNNNNNNNNNNNNNNNNNNNNNNNNNNNNNNNNNNNNNNNNNNNNNNNNNNNNNNNNNNNNNNNNNNNNNNNNNNNNNNNNNNNNNNNNNNNNNNNNNNNNNNNNNNNNNNNNNNNNNNNNNNNNNNNNNNNNNNNNNNNNNNNNNNNNNNNNNNNNNNNNNNNNNNNNNNNNNNNNNNNNNNNNNNNNNNNNNNNNNNNNNNNNNNNNNNNNNNNNNNNNNNNNNNNNNNNNNNNNNNNNNNNNNNNNNNNNNNNNNNNNNNNNNNNNNNNNNNNNNNNNNNNNNNNNNNNNNNNNNNNNNNNNNNNNNNNNNNNNNNNNNNNNNNNNNNNNNNNNNNNNGAAGATGCAAAAAGTCTCAATGTATTTTCATATGGCAAAGTAAAGGTTACAAGGTAGGCTTGATATCTCAGAAAAACGAATAGCTAAGGGAATTTGAGTAAACATATGCAGTTAAGATCGAATAAAAAAACGCATATGAAAAAGAAACAGGATTGGAGAATAATTTAACTTTTCTAAGAAAGGAACCTCAGACAAAATTTCAGGACAAACCATGGAGGAATAAGATACGTAACCGAGCAATCCCGAGACGTAACTGCTAACGCTTCCGAAACCCACGATTTAcgttacctattacttctatttcgtcCATGATAATCCACTAGTGTTCTCGTATACACAAATcatcagtattaagttggccagacctaatatcATGAAGAATGCAACGGTCGACTAACAACATTAATCGATAGACAGTCATGCAtctaaaactcaaactcttgtcacTAGGTCAAGTTCTATTGCATgatagacactcagagtatgcagtgaagcatagtcagtccattcccaaggctctaataggaacgaactgctctgataccataatgtagtACCCTAACTTTTAGTACCTCATGATTGTACTAAAAGTCTGAGcgctacttacctctaaacctttttatgatatactatctttatttaatattgagccctTACGAATATGAACCGAAACTTTAACCAAGAAAATGAAGAGTCGGTACTTTAAAtcatttaatcacaaaattatatatatccacgtagcattatatacatagacttactcAAAGATCCCCAAATACAATTCCAACCCCTCTAAAAACCAAAAGAATAAATGACGaggggaaaataaaatctaacaactcaacttgtaaaCAGAATCTTCTATTTTCTCTTGTAGTTCCGCACTAAGTCTTCgtacctgtagctgaaaggggtggagatagggggtaagaactggggagttcttagtagggtcggggtgtaTAGTTATATTCATTTCATATATACTTGGTCAGCAACAACAGTCAACAAAGTACAATCCAATttaacaattatagaatacagaatTCAAACAATCATTTAGCACACCCACAATCATAAAaaacacactcacaaacaaatatgtgcaaacaagtatgatgcatgtctatccctagtgcaggtaatgagatcatctgtcggtttcgacCTGCTCCCAACGTAACTCAGCAGCCTTTGTCTAATTTTGGTTTCCAGTGttataacctctgtaagcaacctctgtcttacaagtgtgactctcttgagccgatgtatgtaaacataacctctgtaagcaaccttggtcttacaggtgaggctctctctgGCGAACATATGTATCGATAACTtctgtaagcaacctttgtcttacaaGTGCGACCATCCCCTGaattggccgatgtatctctgaAAGCAAATCTCGGTGACTCACCACCGTATCTCTGCTCGTTTTTAGCAGGTACATAATCATCTCAGCTCGTTCTCAATGTCAAACAATACTTCTATTTATCTCCTTTTCGTTTTgttctttctttcatttcttttattcgtactctctgctctcctgtggcagaggttctttagattcttttaatctttgctctctgctctcctgtggcagaggtttctttattatttttcttttattttctttcctttcttcttttcttcaatctTTTAATTCTTTATCATAACTTAACTTCACATTCTTCCCTCGCCTTTCGCTAAGTATCTTatggaaaagaattataaagtaCTTTAATTAAGTCTGCGTTGTCTAAAGCTTTTGAGATCACTCTATTTGCTCCTCTaacatataataatattaatgatATCTTTACTAGATaatattcttaataaaataataataacaatctcATGTAGTAGAGGTTCTTTagtttttttaattcatttaatTCTTTTATTCTCTGTTATTTATTGAATTATATTTCGACTTAACTCaacaacctttgtctgagtttggctTCCAGTGCTATAACCTCTGTAAACAACCTTtatcttacaggtgcgactctcttgagtCGATGTATACAAACATAACATTTGTAAGCAACCTCGGTCTTATAGATAAGTctctctctagccaatgtatgtatTGATAACATCTGTAAGTAACCTCTATCTTACAGGTGTGACCATCCCCTGGATTGGCCGATATATCTCTAGAAAGTAAATCTCGGTAGACTCaccaccatatatctctgcttatctcattttctttttgttatttctttcttttctttcttatcattCCATAATATAAATTATCTTCCCACTATTCTCTCATTTTTTCACTAAGTATCTTaggaaataaaattataaatttttttaattaagtctgcgTTCTCTAAAGTTTTAAGATTATTCTACTTGCTTGCTTTATCATTAATAATACGCATTATGATACTCTTACAAGATAATATctttgataaataataattataataataatttattttaatataaatgagtaattttaaagaagtatttaaaataatatttataatattcttttaaaacttagtttataaaatcttatttttaaacttttattaattactttctaaatcacaaactttttaatattctatttttaaccgaaatattttataaaattatatttgaaccctcacttatttttaaatttataaaataacctGAACTTCTTAATTACTATCCAAAATACCCCAAAAACGTATATAGTTACAAAACTaacttcaatttttatttattaaattactaTTTCATTCTCAACTATAAATCTTAATTCCCCGATTATAACTTTATCAAAGAACTAAATCTCATTTCCAAAATTCTTCAAGTTTTTAGCTTGAGTTTTAAGTCAGTTTTTTTAAGCTTTACTATTACCGATTTCTCGCGATTTTTCATTCAATCTTTCAACTACCGAATCTCATCAATTTACTCAAAATTTCATATCATAACAGTCCCAAAATCATTAAAATAACCACAGCTAAGCTGTTCCTCATAGCCAAACCaacaaatcacaagcaacaacaataattcaacataaactcattcaaactcaaacaataatcaactaAATCAATATTTACTTatcaaatttatatttaattattataaagttaccaaaccctacctccgtGCGAAATCAAATCAACAGATATACAAGATAAACTTTCTGATCGAGCGGCTGAAGAAAAAATGTCAGAAATCGTATGTACCTCGTAAAACTTCAATTGGTCGAACTCAAAAGGAAAAGAAGCTACATCACCATTAACTTCTATCGGACAAAAGTAATGCCAACGTGCAGAAGAGGAAGATACGAGCACTTTTACCGGATTggattttttattagagttacagATCGTAAGAAATCTGGAAAGAAAGTTTAATAGGGTCACGGTTCTTCAATAGGAGCTTTTggtctctttctctcttttctttcttgcaTGCAATTCGGTTATGAAGGATGGAAGATAGAAGAAGGCATTTTTGCCTTAATGGGGTATGATTtgggaaataaaaagggttaaGTGTCATTACCTAGTGTTATTTGGTTTTCATGATACatatctctctcttttctttcttatatgCTCGGCTAAATGATATTATGAAAACATGTTTCATTTCTTTCCTTTTCCCAAATGGCTTCGGccaattcttttctcttttctttaaattttaataataataataataataatataaatatagtTAGAGTAGTACGATGATGATTGTCTTTCCACCATTGCAAAACATCAATGATTGCATCATTGCAAAATAATGTTGCCTCACTCAAATAAATATCCAGTTGGTTCTTTCCACTTTTCACTTCAGCTTCTTGATTACGGGACATCAAATCCTTTGCATTACAAACAATATATGAATCAAAAagcatgaaaaattaaaaatacatataATCAAGTAGATAAAAATACTTACACCAACAATTTTAATAAGCTGAGTTCCAATTGCAGAAGATATTGCCTGAGAAAAATTACTTGAAAGTTGGGAAGAACTCTCCACAGTTGTAGAGGAATTTTGGTCATAAACCTCAAAAAGCTTGTATAACTTACTCTTCACATGCTCCACTTTGTCTTTAACACTAATAGGATCAATCTCATTATAGCAATGAACCAAAGTGTTGAGTTTAAATCTAGGATCAAGAACTGCCCCAAATGCAAGAACAACACTGTATTCTTCCCAATATTTCTTGAACTTAATCATCATTTTTTCTCCCATGTTCCTTATAAGCACTTCATCATTCTTCAAACTATTCATTAAAATCAGCTGGATTTGCCAAACTTGTAAAAAATACAAGTTGGATGTTGGGTAAGAAGTTCCAGACATCAACTTGGTAGTTTCGTAAAATGGTAACAAGAAATCACATATCTTTTCAGTTCTTCTCCACTCATCTGATGAAGGACAATACTCCCTAAACCCAGCTTCTTTTACTTTATACATTTCAAAAGCTTTCTTATAAGGAATAGCACTTGCAAGCATTGCATAAAGTGAATTCCACCTAGTAGGAACATCTAAACATAATGCAGTCGtatactcaagtccctcaatatcTTCAAAACATTCTTTAAACTTAACCATTCTACTTTCAGATTTTCTCAGAAACTTAATACCCTCTCTAATCTTACACACTGCATCACCACATATTTTCATTCCATCTTGGACAATAAGATTTAAAATATGAGCAGAGCAACGAACATGAAAGAATTCACCACCACACAACAATGAACCATGCACATCCAAAGTACTTTTCAAGTGTTCAACACAAGTATCATTAGAAGAAGCATTATCCAAAGTAATGGAAAAAATCTTTTTATCAACTTTATAATCAGATTTAACCATAATCAGATTTAACCAGATTTCAACCATAATCAGATTTAAACCAAATATCAACCACAATCAAAAGTCAACCATTATCAAACAACACAAAAAACAGGAAACAATTTCTGAATCCGCATCAGATTTAACCAAATAGGCAAAACTCAGCCATTATCAACCATCATCAAAACTCAACCATAATCAGATTTAACCAAATATCAACCATAATCAAAAGTCAAACATTATCAAACAACACAAAAAACAGGAAACAATTTCTGAATCCGCATCAGATTTAACCAAATAGGCAAAACTCAGCCATTATCAACCATCATCAAAAGTCAAAACTCAACCATAATCAGATTTAACCAAATATCAACCATAATCAAAACTCAACCATTATGAAACAACACAAAAAAACAGGAAACAAAATATCAACCATTATGTACCATATTCAAAACTCAGCCATTATCAAACAACACAAAATATAAGAAACAATTTCTGAATCTGCATCAGATTTAACCAAATAGGCAAAACTCAACCATTATCAACCATCATCAAAAGTTCAAAACTCAACCAAATATCAACCCTAATTTACCTATATCAAACAGCAGTCACAAAACACAACAAACAACCCTAAATTGATGAATCTCAAACCCTAAGCTAGAAAACTTACCAGAGGAGGCGAGGACCACCGACCAGGACAGAGCCACAGAGGAGGCGAGGAGCAGCCGTGACGGATAGCGAGACCAGCAGAGTCAGAGGACAAGACCCAGCCACCCAGGAGCCCAGGACCGAGACCAGCAGGCAGCAGCGACGACGGCCAGACGGAGAAGCAGCGGTGGCCACGACGACCGAAGATCGACGGTGAGGAAACTGAATCCGACTCAGCGACCGTCAGGGGCGAGGACGCAACTCTGAAGTTCGAGCTGAGAGGTAAGCGAGTGAGGAACGCAGGAACCGAGTGAGAAGACTGGAGACGCAGGAACGCAGGAACCGAGCTGAGAGCCGTCGAGGAGACTGGAGACGACTGAGTATTGCCGACGAGTCGACGACGAACTGAGGACTGAGGAGTGACTGAGTGAGGAAGCTGCAAATCTGGAATTGGCTCTTGGGGTTGGGGGCGTTCAGCGTTGGGGATTCATTAGGTTAGGGCGAAATTAGGCCATTAGGGTTTCGGCCGTTTGGCTGGGGAAAAAATGAGGAATGGCCGAATGGGGAATTGGGGTTTGGGGTTGGGNNNNNNNNNNNNNNNNNNNNNNNNNNNNNNNNNNNNNNNNNNNNNNNNNNNNNNNNNNNNNNNNNNNNNNNNNNNNNNNNNNNNNNNNNNNNNNNNNNNNNNNNNNNNNNNNNNNNNNNNNNNNNNNNNNNNNNNNNNNNNNNNNNNNNNNNNNNNNNNNNNNNNNNNNNNNNNNNNNNNNNNNNNNNNNNNNNNNNNNNNNNNNNNNNNNNNNNNNNNNNNNNNNNNNNNNNNNNNNNNNNNNNNNNNNNNNNNNNNNNNNNNNNNNNNNNNNNNNNNNNNNNNNNNNNNNNNNNNNNNNNNNNNNNNNNNNNNNNNNNNNNNNNNNNNNNNNNNNNNNNNNNNNNNNNNNNNNNNNNNNNNNNNNNNNNNNNNNNNNNNNNNNNNNNNNNNNNNNNNNNNNNNNNNNNNNNNNNNNNNNNNNNNNNNNNNNNNNNNNNNNNNNNNNNNNNNNNNNNNNNNNNNNNNNNNNNNNNNNNNNNNNNNNNNNNNNNNNNNNNNNNNNNNNNNNNNNNNNNNNNNNNNNNNNNNNNNNNNNNNNNNNNNNNNNNNNNNNNNNNNNNNNNNNNNNNNNNNNNNNNNNNNNNNNNNNNNNNNNNNNNNNNNNNNNNNNNNNNNNNNNNNNNNNNNNNNNNNNNNNNNNNNNNNNNNNNNNNNNNNNNNNNNNNNNNNNNNNNNNNNNNNNNNNNNNNNNNNNNNNNNNNNNNNNNNNNNNNNNNNNNNNNNNNNNNNNNNNNNNNNNNNNNNNNNNNNNNNNNNNNNNNNNNNNNNNNNNNNNNNNNNNNNNNNNNNNNNNNNNNNNNNNNNNNNNNNNNNNNNNNNNNNNNNNNNNNNNNNNNNNNNNNNNNNNNNNNNNNNNNNNNNNNNNNNNNNNNNNNNNNNNNNNNNNNNNNNNNNNNNNNNNNNNNNNNNNNNNNNNNNNNNNNNNNNNNNNNNNNNNNNNNNNNNNNNNNNNNNNNNNNNNNNNNNNNNNNNNNNNNNNNNNNNNNNNNNNNNNNNNNNNNNNNNNNNNNNNNNNNNNNNNNNNNNNNNNNNNNNNNNNNNNNNNNNNNNNNNNNNNNNNNNNNNNNNNNNNNNNNNNNNNNNNNNNNNNNNNNNNNNNNNNNNNNNNNNNNNNNNNNNNNNNNNNNNNNNNNNNNNNNNNNNNNNNNNNNNNNNNNNNNNNNNNNNNNNNNNNNNNNNNNNNNNNNNNNNNNNNNNNNNNNNNNNNNNNNNNNNNNNNNNNNNNNNNNNNNNNNNNNNNNNNNNNNNNNNNNNNNNNNNNNNNNNNNNNNNNNNNNNNNNNNNNNNNNNNNNNNNNNNNNNNNNNNNNNNNNNNNNNNNNNNNNNNNNNNNNNNNNNNNNNNNNNNNNNNNNNNNNNNNNNNNNNNNNNNNNNNNNNNNNNNNNNNNNNNNNNNNNNNNNNNNNNNNNNNNNNNNNNNNNNNNNaaaaaaaaaaaaaaaaaaaaaaaaaaaaaaaaaaaaaaaaaaaaaaaaaaaaaaaaaaaaaaaaaaaaaaaaaaacttcagcccgccggggaagcccgccccgccccgccaaagcccacGGTTTAAACGGTTtgggttaggcgggcttttgtCTTTCGGCGGTCCCAAATTTCCAGCCCAACCCGCCtattttggcgggttacgcgggccgGCCCGGCGGATtaaggcccgtttgccacccctagatGATGCCTATGCATGACCCCCCTTTTTCGTATAAAAAAGAATGTGAGCCCTAATCACTCGCAGACTTATTCTcttacttcttctcttcttctcctctttccaccTCTACAACCTCTCAACCCTCTTTATCAGCTCACTTTCGGTGAGCCACTGCTACTGGCGCCACCTCCTAGTTGGCCATTGCAGCTACTCTACTCAGCTGCCCTTCCCTCATCTCTTCTGTTCTATTTCTGCTTACTCTGTTCCaagttttaatttcatttttgtttttaacttCTGTTCACATTGATTAATCTTGTCGCATTAGTTAATTTTGGTTAGTTAGTTGGTTggattaattttttgtttttaatttctgaTCAGGTTCATCTTAGGATTAGTGTACCTTGTACATAATTGCTTATGCTTTCATGGTCTCGGAGTTGGAATTGAATTCGTTTTTCAGTTTGTGTGGATTATTTGGACTGTTTTGCTATTGATTATTCTGATTTGTACTGTTGTTTGCTGCTTTGATGATTGACATTGTGAATTTGGTTTCGACAGACTCTTAGTTGTGCCATTTTATGTGTCGTAGGatgatgcacaccaagtgtttgttaaGAGGACCCAAAGGGGTTATAAATAATTTTTGATCATGTCTTTAAGAATTAGTGCTTGTTCTCATATGATACTTGTTCTTTATGCATTGATGGGGATTTGATTTGTCCTTAAGTGACCCAAATTTCTGATTTTGTGACTGTTGTGATTTTTGTCTGAATCTGCAGGACTACTGAATTGTTCCTCTCTAACCCAATGATATCCACTTATTATGCTTTTTAGATTTTGGGTCATATTGAGAACGGATTTCACAGGTTGAAAGTAATCTTGTACTCGTTAATTAGTGAGTGATGTCAATGTTTGAATTTGTTCTTCTCACACTGTTTGACCGTGCTCTTGCTTCATTCTTGCATTAACTATTTATGGATATGCCTCTATGATTATATCGCATTCTCAATTACATGTTTAGCTACCATGTGATTTAGAACTCTTACTTTTGTTTGGCATTATTCACCACGTGTATTTTCTTGGCTTTGGTACCTCTGTGACTATGCTTAGTTTTTGTCGCATAGTTTAGTCGCGATTCAATTATGGGCGCTTTTTTTAAACTCATTTTATTTCCAAGAATTATTATAAACCGATATTGATacaaaaaatatgtttttggtGATTATGTAAGTCTTATGGATTGAACTCAGTTGCTTTGGATGAATGAAATTATTTGCTTGAtttaattattgatttcttgGGTTGGTGTGCTGTTGTTGGTAAAATCTGATTTGGAAAGTTGATTCGATTGAATATTATGAAAAGTGATTTTCTTGGATTTGgagttgatttggttttgaaaatgatTCGACATTGAAAATGATTTATTGAAAATGAATTGATATTGAAAATGGTTGAAATTGGAAGTGGTTTGATATTTGAACATGATTTGACATAGAAATTGGTATGAAATTGGAAATGGTTTGATATTTGGGAATGGTTTGGTTTGAGAAGGTTGAGAATTCTAAATTATTGATTGATGCTATTGAAGTTGATTTGAAATTGGGATTGATGAGATTGGTTGATTAGATTCTAGATTTTGTTGATTTTCTTGAGTTGAGTGTTATTGTTGTGATAATGGTTTATTAgaagtgatttgaatgattgaGAGATATTTTGTTTGGTTtcgttgggacccttgaaggatGGCAAAGTCCGAATTGTAGAGGAGatgctgtcaaaatttttataaaagttggAGATTTTGTTTGAAGTGattatttagaaagatttgaatttaagaattatattatttgactTTGATTTATTATGAAAAGAATTAATTAAGTTTTGAGTTTTACTtatttaagaaaggaattatactattttgagtttgatttattaagaaaagaatcATGTTTTGTGTAACACCGAATTTTCAGTACGTCTTGATCATACTAAAAATCAAGCGTCACAAACTTGCTTTCCTAAAAATTAATTAAGAATTTATTAATAAGCCTTTGATTGTATTAGCACGCGAATCGAATTTtcggaaaactaaattaattaagttCGATAAAATAAAACGAACATCAGAGATAGAGATAATATACATCATACATACTATTTACATAtgagttaaaccccaaaatggTCCTTGAGATTGGCGTTTtgcactaaaatcgtccctgAGATTTCAATTACACCAATTACGTtcctgagattgaaaaaaatgcacCATCGTAGTCCCTGGCCCATtttccattaacgacgtgatgacatggcatgatgacgtggactgtaagtgacacgtgtcacttcatgatttggccacgtgtaatggtaggatgatgtggtgaccagtgacacgtggcatactgACGTGGATAGTTGTGCCACGTTcgcaatgttatttggccacgtgtccggttgtgccacgtgtcgcaacagtattcgtccacgtgtcatccattatgccatcgttgtatatgcaccaaattagtccctcactttgcattaagtgactcattttagtccctgaaattgaatgtcgtgcaccaaactagtcccttcacttattttttctcattttttttaaatttaaaattttaatatcttggatacactaatttcaattctattttttcatatatcgtttaaatacaagtgcttttataaaaaattttaagattttagttttaattatataatttttttaataatttaacattggtaaattttgtaatatataagtatgttattataaaaaaataattatatgattg is a window encoding:
- the LOC107637066 gene encoding zinc finger BED domain-containing protein RICESLEEPER 2-like → MVKSDYKVDKKIFSITLDNASSNDTCVEHLKSTLDVHGSLLCGGEFFHVRCSAHILNLIVQDGMKICGDAVCKIREGIKFLRKSESRMVKFKECFEDIEGLEYTTALCLDVPTRWNSLYAMLASAIPYKKAFEMYKVKEAGFREYCPSSDEWRRTEKICDFLLPFYETTKLMSGTSYPTSNLYFLQVWQIQLILMNSLKNDEVLIRNMGEKMMIKFKKYWEEYSVVLAFGAVLDPRFKLNTLVHCYNEIDPISVKDKVEHVKSKLYKLFEVYDQNSSTTVESSSQLSSNFSQAISSAIGTQLIKIVGDLMSRNQEAEVKSGKNQLDIYLSEATLFCNDAIIDVLQWWKDNHHLDRCILHDIRSGQLNTDDLCIREH